Proteins encoded together in one Triticum dicoccoides isolate Atlit2015 ecotype Zavitan chromosome 7B, WEW_v2.0, whole genome shotgun sequence window:
- the LOC119341497 gene encoding E3 ubiquitin-protein ligase RFI2-like — MDLERSPPPDHAAEAAGGGVCSICLDPVAGRAGGRSIAKLQCGHEFHLDCIGSAFNAKGAMQCPNCRKIEKGRWLYATGQRPSPDIDIGGWVTGETYDIASDLPFGFQWCPFNGFTQLASVFEEGEAEPPSYHTVADHSSAASSSLVCPYLSLRGFLHPVHVPLGSNSGAEGASFHRHPTSLEGHAAPDLGNTQAAFHATEPRILDSEHRYLTNLPVSGIPDHSVAPFGIGLPRYETSSQQRSRPYVHHHPLVHRPTPRNGSNLVAPLGSVPAVMGETRGHGHGARGHMYQHSMHSSMQSSPFPPTARRVRPRALTITSFIAAAAASSAEVGVPHGFAPPAAVNRSLPSDGEGVSRPPVDRPYAWGWEGFGPFPWVPVDGEPHWWSTFNPMQNHTHGGFTRRPAPGERIPQSHPDSVYQPVPPLRMPPFL; from the exons ATGGATCTGGAGAGATCGCCGCCGCCCGATCACGCGGCGGAGGCGGCAGGGGGCGGGGTGTGCTCCATCTGCCTGGATCCGGTGGCTGGGCGCGCCGGGGGCAGGTCCATCGCCAAGCTGCAATGCGGCCACGAGTTCCACCTAG ACTGCATTGGATCAGCATTCAATGCGAAAGGGGCAATGCAATGCCCTAATTGCCGGAAGATAGAGAAAGGCCGCTGGCTTTATGCAACTGGACAACGTCCATCTCCTGATATTGATATAGGTGGCTGGGTGACTGGTGAAACCTATGATATTGCTTCTGATCTT CCATTTGGATTTCAGTGGTGCCCTTTTAATGGATTCACACAACTAGCATCCGTTTTTGA GGAGGGTGAAGCGGAGCCACCGTCTT ATCATACAGTGGCAGACCATTCGAGTGCTGCAAGCAGTTCACTTGTTTGTCCTTATCTTTCACTGCGGGGTTTTCTCCATCCCGTGCATGTGCCTCTTGGTTCAAATTCTGGCGCTGAAGGCGCTTCATTTCATCGCCATCCAACTAGCTTGGAAGGCCATGCAGCTCCTGATTTGGGCAATACCCAAGCAGCTTTCCATGCAACTGAGCCAAGAATTCTTGATAGTGAGCACAGATATTTGACTAATCTTCCTGTATCGGGCATCCCGGATCATTCTGTAGCTCCATTTGGTATAGGACTTCCCAGATATGAAACCAGCAGCCAACAAAGATCAAGACCATATGTACACCACCATCCCCTAGTACACAG GCCCACACCTCGCAATGGAAGCAATCTGGTGGCACCATTAGGGTCAGTTCCAGCTGTTATGGGCGAGACTAGAGGCCATGGTCATGGTGCGAGGGGACATATGTATCAACATTCGATGCACTCCTCAATGCAAAGCAGTCCTTTCCCTCCTACAGCTAGGAGGGTTAGGCCGAGGGCTTTGACGATCACGTCTTTcattgcagcagcagcagcgtcgtCGGCCGAGGTTGGAGTGCCTCATGGATTTGCTCCACCTGCAGCTGTGAACAGGAGCCTTCCCTCTGATGGTGAAGGTGTCTCTAGACCACCCGTCGATCGACCATATGCGTGGGGCTGGGAGGGCTTTGGGCCATTCCCGTGGGTCCCTGTCGACGGCGAACCTCACTGGTGGAGCACGTTCAATCCGATGCAGAACCATACACATGGAGGTTTCACTCGAAGACCTGCTCCCGGGGAGCGGATACCGCAGAGCCACCCGGACAGTGTTTACCAGCCTGTGCCTCCCCTGAGGATGCCACCATTCTTGTGA